ATGGCCGAGTAATCGTTTTTTTAGATCACTTAAAAAGACGTTAGAATCAGATGGAATTAGCTTTCAATTAACTCCTATGACGTGCGCGTGTGCCTCTTCGAGCACTGATTAAAATATATTCCTCATCTGTTTGATGAAAGGAGGAAAAATGGACAACGAGCGAGGCATCAAAGAAAACAGCGATCCTTCGGCATTAAATTTTCGATCGAGACCTCTGACAGCAAGCAGCGGAATTAAAAATGGAGTTCGGTTCTTCACCACTGCAATGAGCGCTTTAGATAGGATTGAATGTTTGCTGGAAGAGATTGAACAAACAAAATCTTTGGTTCATCAGATGATCACTGAATTCAGTGTTATTGGATCAGGACCTGTGAAGATTCCTACACGGCTAGTATCAGATGGAAGGTGTGCATGTAAAAAAAAGCACGCAGCTGAAAAGAAAGAGTCGAAAGAAACAGGATGTGATGCACCCAGGTATGATGAGAGTTCTGGTAGGAAGAATATGTCGGATGACACTCATGAAATTATAAATCAGTTGAGGGTGAGAAGTAATTCTAAACTCCAGAATGAGAATGCGAGCATTGCACTTGAAGAAGTATTTTGAATCTACAACAAGAGAAGTGATTGAAAAATTGTGGGATGACATCACGCCCTGGATTTGTAAAGTAGCGTGTCAGTACAAATCGGCTTTTAATTGCATGTCACAAATCGGGTTTTAAATGCGAGTCATTCCTGTCCgccattgttttgttttaatgaagCGAATTCTTTGTGACTACGCATGCGTATGCTGCGTCCATGCATATTTCCTCTTTTCAACTTTTCCCCGTCTAGTGTATATTTCTCAGTTATCGGGCGAATCCAACATcttgtttttcaaacaaagttCATCTTTGCTATCATTTTAGGATCGACCTTCCAAGGCGTTCTAAAGCGAAACGGAATAAAACCCTACTAGAGATCTGCAAGCAATTAGAGAAAAGGTATTATTAACATGGAGGCGGTTTTTTCTCTGTGCGGTAACGTACATTGATTCTCTTTAGAAGTACTTTAAGAACCTACTGCCGCAGATGACCATAACTGGAATTCTGATTTAGAATCATGATAATGGGCCATTTGCAGCAGGGCAATCACGTGGtaaaaaatcgccaaactggggagcaaatgacgcactgggacatgttcaAGAAAGCTACCgaaaaaatcgc
This genomic window from Acropora muricata isolate sample 2 chromosome 2, ASM3666990v1, whole genome shotgun sequence contains:
- the LOC136899435 gene encoding uncharacterized protein, translating into MKGGKMDNERGIKENSDPSALNFRSRPLTASSGIKNGVRFFTTAMSALDRIECLLEEIEQTKSLVHQMITEFSVIGSGPVKIPTRLVSDGRCACKKKHAAEKKESKETGCDAPRIDLPRRSKAKRNKTLLEICKQLEKRNSRIFESK